The segment CATTATTAAACCGGGAAAGAATTATGGCTGGCCAATCATTACGTATGGCATTGAATATGGTGGCGATAAAATTGGTGATGCTATACAACAGAAAGAAGGCATGGAACAACCTGTTTATTACTGGGATCCCGTTCTTTCTCCAGGCGGTATGGCCTTCTATAAAAGCAAAACAATACCTGAATGGGAAAACAATCTTTTTATTGGCGGATTGAGCAGTTCACATATTGTGCGACTTGTTATTAAGGATAATAAAGTTGTGGGCGAAGAACGTTTACTGGCAGATAAAGGTGAACGCTTTCGTGATGTGGCCTATTTCAATGGTATGCTGTATGCCGTAACAGATGCGGGAAGTATTTACAGAATCAGTAAACAATAATGTTTCCAGATTTTTTTAAAAAGTCCCCGGCAAAATGCCGGGGATTTTTTATTGAACAAACCGAGTTAAAGCATGTAAATATCTTTTTACAACCGGTTACTCCATAAAGAAAACAAACCGTCTGTATGGTTTAGTCCTTCCCTCTCCTTTTGTTTGTTTACTTTAATAGAAAAAAAATGAAACCTTATCTGCTCAACATTCTCTGCATCTTTTCAACGATAATGGCATGTGCACAAAACAAAGTAAACCCCGTTATCAGATCTTACGGAACTGTTTTTGAAATACCTACGGCCGATCACAAACCCGATCCTTCGTTGGAGTATAAGATCATTGTAGAACTTACAGAGAATACGCCCAAGACCGACTCATTGAATATTTATCTTGAAGCCATTGCCACCCTTATCAACTTACATGCGGCCGAAGGCGTACCTCAAAAGAATATTAAACTGGTTGTGGTGCTTCGTAAAGGAGCAACCTACGCAGTGTTTGGTGATGAATTGTATAAGAAATACTTCAAAGTAGAAAATCCCAACAGACAACTCATTAAAGAATTAACTGATGCAGGTGTAGAGTTTTATGTGTGCGGCCAAACCATGATCAAACGAAATACAAAAGAAGAAGAGTTGATGCAGAGCACAAAAATTGCAAGTTCAGGATTAACAGCTATCAGCACATATCAACTGAAAGGTTATACCATGATCAAATTCTGATGCAGTTGCAATTTTAAAACGGATCTGCAATTGCAACTTACAGCCATTATCTTTAATGATTGATGACAACCAATGACAAAACATACGAACGAACAGCGCAATCAGAAATGCAGACATGGCAGCGGCAAATGTTGCGTAAACCTTCATTACTGAACAGCCTGTCGAAACGGATGCAAACAAAGATCAACACGTGGATACCTGAAAAAATCCATATCGCCATAACAGCAACGATAAAGCAATTGATCAAGGGTGTGCTCTTTGGCGCAAAACATACAACTTCTGAACCTTTATTAAACGTAAGCCTGCAGGAAAGAGAAATTGCTGTCGAAAAGAAAATTGACAACTATAAAAAAACTGCGGCCGTAGAAGGTGGCATTGCCGGTGCCGGAGGAATTCTTTTAGGGTTAGCTGACTTTCCTGTTTTGATTGGCATCAAACTGAAATTATTATTTGATATAGCCAGCTTATATGGGTTTGATGTAAATGATTATAAAGAACGGGTATACCTGTTACATATTTTTGAACTTGCTTTTTCAAGTCACGCACACCGCAAAACGGTGTACTTAAAAATGACTGATTGGGAAACAAAGAAACAACTACTGCCAGATGACATCAACCAATTCGACTGGCGCAACTTTCAACAGGAATACAGAGACTATATTGATCTTGCAAAAATGGCGCAGCTCATTCCATTAATTGGCGCTCCCGTTGGGTTGATCGTTAACTACCGCTTACTCAAAAAACTTGGAACAACTGCAATGAATGCTTATCGCATGCGGTTATTACAATAATCAACAGCATTATTTATTCATAATTCTTACCAACGAGAGTTTTCCAATTAACCATTTTGGGAAATTCAGTTTGATCTGTTTGTAAGTGAGCGAACGCCATAACCATTCCAACGGACCGAATTTGAAATGTTTGAGCCAAAACGGACTGTAGATCAACTGCAGCACCCATATTACTCCTACTACATAAAACAATTGATAAATTTCCAGTTGATCATAATAACCAAGTCCATATCCAAAGAAGAAGAAAGAACAAAGTATGGTTTGAACAATATAGTTTGTGAGCGCCATTTGTCCTGCTGCCTGTAACCGTTTACACAAGGCCGTTAGATAACCTGATTTGATCAACAGTATGATGGCTGCACAATGTGCCATTACCATAAAGATGCGCTGCAACGGGTACAATAAACTTTTCCAGGGAACAGGATTTTGCTCCATCTGTTGAATGATTGCCGCTGCAGAAGAAGTATAATGAGCGTTATACCACAATTCATAAACTGCTACGGGAAGAGCAACAACATAGCCTATCAACATCGTTAAACGGTATTGCCGGCTGCTCCATTTTCCGGTTAAGAAGCCCCACTTCAACAAAGCTATTCCCAATAACATCAATGCAATATTATCGCCCAGTTCAACCAACAAATAAGTTGTTTCAGCTTTGAAAGCTTTAGGTCGAACCTCAGATGCTACCACTTCATAGGTTCCTCTCATCCTCTCAACACTTGCCTGTGCACCAGCTTCATCGGGCAGCATTGTTTTTTCCGCTTCCTTCCAATCCGCAATTGACTGCTGCTGCAAAGCTGTTAACTGTTGCCCTGCCTGTTGCACTTTATCAGCTTCGTTAAAAGCAAGACGTTTATCCCGCATATCACGGTAAAAAAAAGTACCCATCACAAACCAGATGACTGTAACTAACGGTATAGCCATCAGCATATAACCTGGCTTCATCTTACGTAACAGAAATACAATCATGCCAAACAACCCATAGAAAAAAAGAACATCACCATTCCATAAAAGCAAATGTGCGTGTGCAAGACCAAACACGATCAACCAGGCCAAACGCAGATACAACAGCCTTGTAACACGTTTAGGATCGATCGTATCCTTGTTCATGCTGAATAAAAGTATACCTGCACCAAAAAGCATACAGAACAAAGCCCGCATCTTTCCCTCAAAAAAAATATACATAGCGGCATAGGTAAAAAAGTTGCTGCTGGTTTTATCTGTAAATAATTTATTCCCGAAATCACCTCCAGTTGAGATGCCAAATCCGCCAATATTCACTACAAGAATTCCTAATACGGCAATGCCTCTTAATACATCAATAAATACAATACGGTTATTACGGCTTAACGGGGCCGCTGCTAAAGAAGAAGATCGAAACTCCATGGGTTGGTTGGTTGAATGTGGAGGCAGCGGGTGCAGGTACGTTTTTTATGAGGCTATACCGTAAATATATTTCTTATACCTGCATGAAGTTGCAGCAGAAGCAAGTTGCTGCGTGAAATAAGGAATAACACTTAGTGGGTGTTTATTAAATGCGATTAAATAAGACGAAGTTTGTTTATTGCTGTACGAAATGCCAGCATACTCCTGCAAGATCAATGATGTTCACTTCTCTTCCATAAGGTTGATCGGATACTTCTCCAATGCGAATGCCATATTTCTGCGGTAATTGTTTTTCCAACACCTCAGCACGAAAGGCATCTGCATTTTCAACACCAACACTCAGCATAAAATTTTCAGCGAATGCTTTATTATCGTATTTCTGTAGAATAAAGCGGAAGCCATTATTTTCAAACCCGGTATAATCGCCCATATCCCAAGTGAGGTTAAACCCAAGCTCAGTAAAAAAAGCTTTTGATTCTGCAAACGTGCTGCCCGAAGGAACAAATGGCTGGAGAGAAAGAAATTTCATACAACGATGTTTGTCTAAAGATAATATTTTACAGACTGACGATTTAGAACCGTGCCGACCAATGTTAACAACCAGCAGACTAAGTGAAGTTTTGTAAAAGGGAGAATTAAGTAAAAGAAACAGCCCGTACAAATTGCACGGGCTGATAAACTTTGAACCAAGATTTTTATTTCAATAACAACATTTGCCCAAGGTGATTGGCCATGTGACCCGTGCGGTTCATCAATACATTTAATTTGTTGCGATGCGGTTCATTGGCAAAATCTTCTGCCGATACAGCCGTATGCCGCTCGAGCCATTCATCAACATCTGTTGTTTCAAAAATGGTTGCGAGTTTTGCATTCACTGCCTGCAGTTTTTCTTTCAGCTCACTTACAGTTGGCATAGCAAACCCCGACTTGTCAGGATTCTTAATGAACACTTCTTCCAGCTCTGGATATAAGCGATCACTAAAACCCAGCAGTGGTAATAAAGCATCACTTACTGCAATCAAATGCCCCAACAGGTAAACACCGGTATTGCGTCCCGGAGCTATTTCTTTTTTCAGTTGCTCATCTGTTAACGCCTCAAGCAATTTATTGAGTTGTTTGTTTTGTGATTCCCATGCGCTGATCGCCATTTTCACCAGCAGGTTCAATTGTGTAGTTGTATTTTCCATTCTTCATTATTTGAACAGCAAATCTACGTTGCTTTACCACAATACCGGTATGCTGTTTAATCCCCACTCTTCAAGAATCAAAAGAAACTGCTTGCATTTTCCAAATCTAAT is part of the Lacibacter sediminis genome and harbors:
- a CDS encoding DUF418 domain-containing protein; translation: MEFRSSSLAAAPLSRNNRIVFIDVLRGIAVLGILVVNIGGFGISTGGDFGNKLFTDKTSSNFFTYAAMYIFFEGKMRALFCMLFGAGILLFSMNKDTIDPKRVTRLLYLRLAWLIVFGLAHAHLLLWNGDVLFFYGLFGMIVFLLRKMKPGYMLMAIPLVTVIWFVMGTFFYRDMRDKRLAFNEADKVQQAGQQLTALQQQSIADWKEAEKTMLPDEAGAQASVERMRGTYEVVASEVRPKAFKAETTYLLVELGDNIALMLLGIALLKWGFLTGKWSSRQYRLTMLIGYVVALPVAVYELWYNAHYTSSAAAIIQQMEQNPVPWKSLLYPLQRIFMVMAHCAAIILLIKSGYLTALCKRLQAAGQMALTNYIVQTILCSFFFFGYGLGYYDQLEIYQLFYVVGVIWVLQLIYSPFWLKHFKFGPLEWLWRSLTYKQIKLNFPKWLIGKLSLVRIMNK
- a CDS encoding DsrE family protein translates to MKPYLLNILCIFSTIMACAQNKVNPVIRSYGTVFEIPTADHKPDPSLEYKIIVELTENTPKTDSLNIYLEAIATLINLHAAEGVPQKNIKLVVVLRKGATYAVFGDELYKKYFKVENPNRQLIKELTDAGVEFYVCGQTMIKRNTKEEELMQSTKIASSGLTAISTYQLKGYTMIKF
- a CDS encoding EcsC family protein — protein: MTTNDKTYERTAQSEMQTWQRQMLRKPSLLNSLSKRMQTKINTWIPEKIHIAITATIKQLIKGVLFGAKHTTSEPLLNVSLQEREIAVEKKIDNYKKTAAVEGGIAGAGGILLGLADFPVLIGIKLKLLFDIASLYGFDVNDYKERVYLLHIFELAFSSHAHRKTVYLKMTDWETKKQLLPDDINQFDWRNFQQEYRDYIDLAKMAQLIPLIGAPVGLIVNYRLLKKLGTTAMNAYRMRLLQ
- a CDS encoding VOC family protein; the encoded protein is MKFLSLQPFVPSGSTFAESKAFFTELGFNLTWDMGDYTGFENNGFRFILQKYDNKAFAENFMLSVGVENADAFRAEVLEKQLPQKYGIRIGEVSDQPYGREVNIIDLAGVCWHFVQQ
- a CDS encoding DinB family protein yields the protein MENTTTQLNLLVKMAISAWESQNKQLNKLLEALTDEQLKKEIAPGRNTGVYLLGHLIAVSDALLPLLGFSDRLYPELEEVFIKNPDKSGFAMPTVSELKEKLQAVNAKLATIFETTDVDEWLERHTAVSAEDFANEPHRNKLNVLMNRTGHMANHLGQMLLLK